A DNA window from Fragaria vesca subsp. vesca linkage group LG3, FraVesHawaii_1.0, whole genome shotgun sequence contains the following coding sequences:
- the LOC101314636 gene encoding pyruvate decarboxylase isozyme 1-like: MEPCTDIGATPRPTSAPLPVVPAACSGTLGRYLARRLVDIGVHDVFSVPGDFNLTLLDHLIAEPELNLIGCCNELNAGYAADGYARARGVGACVVTFTVGGLSVLNAIAGACSENLPVICIVGGPNSNDYGTNRILHHTIGSPDFSQELRCFQTVTCYQAVVNNLEDGHELIDTAISTALKESKPVYISISCNLPAIPHPTFGRDPVPFFLEPKVSNPLGLEAAVEATAAFLNKAVKPVLVGGPKLRVAKAQKAFVELADASGYPLAVMPSGKGMVPEHHPHFIGTYWGAVSTSFCGEIVESADAYVFAGPIFNDYSSVGYSLLIKKEKAIIVEPNRVTIGNGPSFCWVFMGDFLSALAKKLKKNSTGMENYRRIFVPPGMPLKAQKDEPLRVNVLFKHIQDIVTPETAIIAETGDSWFNCQKLRLPENCGYEFQMQYGSIGWSVGATLGYAQGAKDKRVIACIGDGSFQVTAQDISTMIRCGQNTIIFLINNGGYTIEVEIHDGPYNVIKNWDYTGLVDAIHNGEGKCWTTKVRTEEDLTEAIAKATGEHKDSLCFIEVFVHKDDTSKELLEWGSRVSAANSRPPNPQ; the protein is encoded by the exons ATGGAACCTTGTACAGACATCGGCGCAACGCCTCGGCCCACTTCAGCTCCGCTTCCGGTGGTCCCCGCCGCCTGCAGCGGCACTCTGGGCCGATACCTGGCTCGCCGGCTCGTCGATATCGGCGTTCATGACGTGTTCTCCGTCCCCGGCGACTTCAACTTGACTCTCTTGGACCACCTGATCGCTGAACCCGAGCTCAACCTCATCGGCTGCTGCAACGAGCTCAACGCCGGGTACGCCGCCGACGGCTACGCGCGCGCCAGGGGCGTCGGCGCGTGTGTCGTCACTTTCACCGTTGGTGGGCTCAGCGTCTTGAACGCTATCGCCGGTGCTTGCAGTGAGAATTTGCCGGTGATTTGTATCGTTGGCGGGCCCAACTCCAATGATTACGGGACTAATCGGATCCTCCACCACACCATCGGGTCGCCCGATTTCTCTCAGGAGCTCCGGTGCTTCCAAACTGTGACTTGTTACCAG GCAGTGGTGAATAATTTGGAAGATGGGCATGAGCTTATCGACACGGCAATTTCGACAGCATTGAAGGAGAGCAAGCCGGTGTACATCAGCATAAGTTGTAATTTGCCTGCAATTCCTCACCCCACGTTTGGTAGAGACCCTGTTCCCTTCTTTCTTGAGCCAAAAGTAAGCAATCCGTTAGGGTTGGAGGCAGCTGTTGAAGCAACTGCTGCTTTCCTGAACAAGGCAGTGAAGCCTGTGCTTGTTGGTGGGCCCAAGCTAAGAGTGGCAAAGGCTCAGAAGGCCTTTGTGGAGCTTGCAGATGCTAGTGGGTACCCGTTAGCAGTTATGCCTTCCGGTAAGGGTATGGTGCCGGAGCACCACCCACATTTCATTGGGACTTATTGGGGTGCTGTGAGCACTAGTTTCTGTGGAGAGATTGTGGAGTCTGCAGATGCTTATGTTTTTGCTGGCCCGATTTTTAATGATTATAGCTCTGTTGGGTACTCCTTGCTGATCAAGAAGGAGAAGGCAATTATTGTGGAGCCAAATCGTGTGACCATTGGGAATGGTCCATCATTTTGCTGGGTTTTCATGGGTGACTTCTTGAGTGCATTAGCCAAGAAGCTGAAGAAAAACAGTACCGGTATGGAGAACTACCGCAGAATTTTTGTTCCCCCAGGAATGCCTCTGAAAGCTCAGAAAGATGAACCTCTTAGAGTAAATGTTCTATTTAAGCACATTCAG GATATTGTCACCCCAGAAACTGCCATAATTGCCGAAACTGGTGACTCATGGTTCAATTGTCAGAAGCTCCGCCTCCCTGAGAATTGTGG GTATGAATTCCAGATGCAGTATGGATCTATTGGGTGGTCAGTGGGTGCTACTCTCGGCTATGCTCAGGGTGCCAAAGATAAACGTGTAATTGCTTGCATTGGTGACGGGAGTTTCCAG GTAACTGCCCAGGACATTTCAACAATGATCCGATGTGGACAGAATACCATCATATTTCTTATCAACAACGGAGGCTATACAATCGAAGTAGAGATTCATGATGGACCATATAATGTCATTAAGAACTGGGATTATACTGGTCTTGTTGATGCAATCCACAATGGTGAAGGCAAATGCTGGACTACCAAG GTTCGTACCGAGGAGGACTTAACGGAAGCAATTGCGAAAGCAACAGGGGAGCACAAGGACAGCTTATGCTTCATCGAAGTGTTTGTGCACAAAGATGACACTAGCAAAGAGCTTCTGGAATGGGGATCCCGAGTTTCAGCTGCTAACAGCCGACCTCCAAATCCTCAGTAG
- the LOC101308558 gene encoding fruit bromelain-like has product MALIRGDILVVLFILSLQVPCTRSVSQATLSRSFNYANIVKTFEQWTAKRGRVYSNGQEKSRRFAIFRANMDYVHKFNKHEKKTYQLGLNHFSDITDEEILGRQQTGFERMATSSTSFKYQNESDADNIPASIDRRKHRAVTPVKNQALLLGIFSRGSCGGDNQITNWSVDAIIRATACGLQ; this is encoded by the exons ATGGCTTTAATAAGAGGAGACATTCTAGTTGTCTTGTTCATCCTCAGCCTGCAAGTGCCTTGCACTCGATCAGTATCGCAGGCCACATTGTCCCGCTCATTCAACTACGCCAACATTGTCAAGACGTTCGAGCAATGGACGGCGAAGCGCGGCCGCGTCTACTCCAACGGCCAGGAGAAGAGCCGGCGTTTCGCAATCTTCAGGGCCAACATGGACTACGTCCACAAGTTCAACAAGCATGAGAAGAAAACTTACCAGCTAGGCCTCAATCATTTTTCAGACATTACGGATGAAGAAATCCTCGGACGTCAGCAGACTGGATTCGAAAGAATGGCCACCTCCTCAACCTCGTTCAAGTACCAAAACGAGTCTGACGCCGATAATATCCCCGCCAGCATTGACCGGAGGAAACACAGAGCCGTCACCCCTGTAAAAAACCAAGC GTTGTTGTTGGGCATTTTCAGCCGTGGCAGCTGTGGAGGGGATAATCAAATTACGAACTGGTCAGTTGATGCCATTATCAGAGCAACAGCTTGTGGACTGCAGTAG
- the LOC101308853 gene encoding cysteine proteinase inhibitor 8-like, whose translation MRTQCFLLALFAFLVPLVASAFRGPSEDQIVGAWEIIKDIGDPHVQEIAKWGVSEYNRQSHKGLVFQRVISGQEQSVAGWNYKLITSIKDGSSIVNYEVYVYERVWENFRQLISFTRK comes from the coding sequence ATGCGTACTCAGTGCTTCCTCCTTGCGCTCTTTGCTTTCCTCGTTCCTCTGGTCGCATCTGCTTTCAGAGGTCCATCTGAAGATCAGATTGTAGGAGCTTGGGAAATCATCAAGGATATCGGCGACCCGCATGTGCAAGAGATCGCCAAGTGGGGGGTCTCGGAGTACAACCGGCAATCCCACAAGGGGTTGGTGTTCCAGAGAGTGATTTCGGGCCAGGAACAATCAGTAGCTGGATGGAATTATAAGCTTATCACTAGTATCAAGGATGGATCCTCCATTGTGAACTATGAGGTCTACGTCTATGAGAGGGTTTGGGAGAATTTTAGACAACTGATCTCCTTTACTAGAAAGTAA